A part of Catharus ustulatus isolate bCatUst1 chromosome 8, bCatUst1.pri.v2, whole genome shotgun sequence genomic DNA contains:
- the PRXL2A gene encoding peroxiredoxin-like 2A isoform X2 has translation MGSEMSFLPDLGAFTMGMWSVGLGAIGAAVTGIVLANTDLFLSKPEKATLEFLEDIDLKTLGPEQRTFKASELWKENGAVIMAVRRPGUFLCREEASELSSLKPQLSKLGVPLYAVVKEKIGTEVEDFQHYFKGEIFLDEKKGFYGPRRRKMMLSGFFRVGVWQNFFRAWRGGYSGNLEGEGFTLGGVYVIGAGKQGVLLEHREKEFGDKVSLPSVLEAAEKIKPQAS, from the exons ATGGGCTCCG aAATGTCCTTCCTGCCTGACCTGGGGGCCTTCACCATGGGCATGTGGTCTGTTGGCCTTGGAGCCATTGGAGCAGCTGTGACAGGGATCGTCCTTGCTAACACTGACTTATTTTTGTCCAAGCCAGAAAAGGCTACATTGGAGTTTTTAGAGGACATAGACCTAAAAACTTTGGGACCAG aacaaaggaCATTCAAAGCAAGTGAGCTATGGAAGGAGAATGGTGCAGTGATCATGGCTGTACGAAGACCTGGATGATTTTTGTGCAGAGAG GAGGCTTCTGAGCTCTCCTCTCTGAAACCCCAGCTATCCAAGCTGGGTGTCCCTCTCTATGCTGTTGTGAAAGAGAAGATAGGGACTGAAGTGGAGGATTTTCAGCATTATTTCAAAGGAGAAATCTTTCTCGATGAAAAG AAAGGCTTTTATGGTCCACGCAGACGAAAAATGATGTTGTCAGGCTTTTTCCGCGTGGGAGTTTGGCAAAATTTCTTCCGTGCTTGGAGAGGTGGATATAGTGGAAATCTGGAAGGAGAAGGATTCACGTTGGGAGGTGTATATGTGATTGGGGCAGGAAAACAG GGTGTTTTACTGGAGCATCGTGAGAAAGAATTTGGAGACAAAGTCAGCCTTCCATCTGTCCTTGAAGCTGCTGAGAAGATAAAACCACAAGCTTCATAA
- the PRXL2A gene encoding peroxiredoxin-like 2A isoform X1 — MSFLPDLGAFTMGMWSVGLGAIGAAVTGIVLANTDLFLSKPEKATLEFLEDIDLKTLGPEQRTFKASELWKENGAVIMAVRRPGUFLCREEASELSSLKPQLSKLGVPLYAVVKEKIGTEVEDFQHYFKGEIFLDEKKGFYGPRRRKMMLSGFFRVGVWQNFFRAWRGGYSGNLEGEGFTLGGVYVIGAGKQGVLLEHREKEFGDKVSLPSVLEAAEKIKPQAS, encoded by the exons ATGTCCTTCCTGCCTGACCTGGGGGCCTTCACCATGGGCATGTGGTCTGTTGGCCTTGGAGCCATTGGAGCAGCTGTGACAGGGATCGTCCTTGCTAACACTGACTTATTTTTGTCCAAGCCAGAAAAGGCTACATTGGAGTTTTTAGAGGACATAGACCTAAAAACTTTGGGACCAG aacaaaggaCATTCAAAGCAAGTGAGCTATGGAAGGAGAATGGTGCAGTGATCATGGCTGTACGAAGACCTGGATGATTTTTGTGCAGAGAG GAGGCTTCTGAGCTCTCCTCTCTGAAACCCCAGCTATCCAAGCTGGGTGTCCCTCTCTATGCTGTTGTGAAAGAGAAGATAGGGACTGAAGTGGAGGATTTTCAGCATTATTTCAAAGGAGAAATCTTTCTCGATGAAAAG AAAGGCTTTTATGGTCCACGCAGACGAAAAATGATGTTGTCAGGCTTTTTCCGCGTGGGAGTTTGGCAAAATTTCTTCCGTGCTTGGAGAGGTGGATATAGTGGAAATCTGGAAGGAGAAGGATTCACGTTGGGAGGTGTATATGTGATTGGGGCAGGAAAACAG GGTGTTTTACTGGAGCATCGTGAGAAAGAATTTGGAGACAAAGTCAGCCTTCCATCTGTCCTTGAAGCTGCTGAGAAGATAAAACCACAAGCTTCATAA
- the LOC116999740 gene encoding DPY30 domain-containing protein 1-like codes for MESQYLKQCLGNCLKKGLAEVVERRPADPIEYLAHWIYNYRRNLDEEKERALERAELEEEREAALAELERLKIQEEEQQKLEEQHQAELKREREELEAQNKEAEMQLQQEEEDENIETEDEPEVLTSEEPDESEPSQTELPTVIEEES; via the exons ATGGAGTCTCAGTATCTGAAGCAATGCCTGGGAAATTGCTTGAAGAAAGGACTGGCAGAGGTTGTAGAGCGTCGGCCAGCAGATCCAATAGAGTATCTTGCACACTGGATTTACAATTACAGAAGAAACTtagatgaagaaaaagag AGAGCGCTGGagagagctgagctggaagAAGAACGGGAGGCAGCCCTAGCAGAACTTGAAAGGTTAAAAATCCAGgaagaagagcagcagaaactTGAAGAACAACATCAG GCTGAGTTGAAGAGAGAACGTGAAGAGCTGGAAGCACAGAATAAAGAAGCTGAAATGCAGTTGCAGCAGGAAGAG GAAGATGAAAATATAGAAACTGAAGATGAACCTGAAGTGCTTACTTCTGAGGAGCCAGATGAGAGTGAACCA
- the EXOSC3 gene encoding exosome complex component RRP40, translating to MAAECGTAAEALVGQVVLPGDLLLLPAHYDEDAESERLRLSAGAAPQGRLLCGPGLRRSGAGLLVTKCGLLRHRPAGGGAYWVDSQQKRYVPVKGDHVIGIVTAKAGDVFRLDVGGSEPASLSYLAFEGATKRNRPNVQVGDLIYGQFVVANKDMEPEMVCIDSSGKSSGMGIIGQDGFLFKVSLGLIRKLLAPKCEIIQELSQLYPFELVLGMNGRIWVKAKTIQQTLIIVNILEACEYMTAEQRKQALAKLSGNR from the exons ATGGCGGCGGAGTGCGGCACGGCGGCCGAGGCCCTCGTGGGGCAGGTGGTGCTGCCCggggacctgctgctgctccccgcGCACTACGACGAGGACGCGGAGAGCGAGCGGCTGCGGCTGAGCGCGGGCGCGGCGCCGCAGGGGCGGCTGCTGTgcgggccggggctgcggcgcagcggggccgggctgcTGGTGACCAAGTGCGGGCTGCTGCGGCACCGgcccgcgggcggcggcgccTACTGGGTGGACTCGCAGCAGAAGCGG TACGTGCCGGTGAAGGGCGACCACGTCATAGGGATCGTGACGGCCAAGGCGGGGGATGTGTTCAGACTGGACGTGGGCGGCAGCGAGCCGGCCTCCCTGTCCTACCTGGCCTTCGAAGGCGCCACGAAGAGGAACCGGCCCAACGTGCAG GTTGGAGATCTTATTTATGGTCAGTTCGTTGTAGCAAATAAAGACATGGAACCAGAGATGGTCTGTATAGACAGCAGCGGAAAATCGAGTGGAATGGGAATAATTGGACAAGATGGCTTCCTCTTTAAAGTTTCCTTAGGTCTAATAAGAAA GCTCTTGGCTCCCAAATGTGAAATAATTCAAGAGTTGTCACAATTGTACCCATTTGAGCTGGTGCTGGGAATGAATGGAAGAATATGGGTAAAAGCAAAAACAATTCAACAGACTTTAATTATAGTAAACATTTTGGAAGCCTGTGAATATAtgactgcagagcagagaaaacaaGCGCTTGCCAAACTGTCAGGGAACCGATAA